The following coding sequences lie in one Cyanobacterium sp. Dongsha4 genomic window:
- a CDS encoding vitamin K epoxide reductase family protein yields MLRRRNQTWIQKKSRLIIGAIAIVGLILTLYLTITKLTGGEVACTTEVTEAAAGCSSVLDSAYAYPLDPQGKTGPPLSIFGSFAYLVMATLALSPLFVNPEKNKQLRLNLEKWTWWGMAVGSFAMATFSAYLMYVLAFELQMVCYYCIGSALFSLSLLTLTIIGNDWEDMGQIIFTGVAIALITLVSAVGVYANVNVDVATNEPATEISQNGKIITPKPTVEPKPPIGWEITTTSGESEIALADHLAESDAVMYSAYWCPHCYDQKQLFGKEAFNNHLKKIECAPDGLKGEPQKCVDANIRAFPTWIIQGQVYEGVQSLEKLAELTGYTGEQNFKYTLR; encoded by the coding sequence ATGCTTCGTCGTCGAAATCAAACTTGGATACAAAAAAAATCTCGTCTTATCATAGGTGCGATCGCAATTGTGGGCTTAATTTTAACCCTCTATCTCACCATCACCAAATTGACAGGGGGAGAAGTTGCTTGTACAACAGAAGTAACAGAAGCCGCCGCAGGTTGCAGTAGTGTCTTAGACAGTGCCTATGCTTATCCCCTAGACCCTCAAGGGAAAACAGGACCACCATTAAGCATATTTGGCTCATTTGCTTATCTTGTTATGGCAACTTTAGCTCTTTCTCCTCTATTTGTTAATCCAGAGAAAAATAAACAACTCAGGCTTAATTTAGAAAAATGGACATGGTGGGGGATGGCAGTGGGTAGCTTTGCCATGGCGACTTTTAGTGCCTATCTAATGTATGTATTAGCCTTTGAACTGCAAATGGTTTGTTACTATTGCATCGGTTCGGCTCTATTTTCTTTAAGTTTATTAACTTTGACCATTATTGGAAACGATTGGGAAGACATGGGACAAATTATTTTTACAGGAGTTGCGATCGCACTTATCACCCTAGTAAGTGCAGTGGGAGTATATGCCAATGTGAATGTTGACGTTGCCACCAATGAACCAGCGACGGAAATATCTCAAAATGGAAAAATTATCACTCCTAAGCCCACAGTAGAACCAAAACCTCCCATTGGTTGGGAAATTACCACCACATCAGGAGAATCAGAAATTGCTTTGGCAGACCATTTAGCCGAATCTGATGCCGTCATGTACTCCGCTTATTGGTGTCCTCACTGCTACGATCAAAAACAGCTATTTGGCAAAGAAGCCTTTAATAACCATCTCAAAAAAATAGAATGCGCTCCCGATGGCTTAAAAGGAGAACCACAAAAATGCGTTGACGCAAATATTAGAGCCTTTCCCACATGGATTATTCAAGGTCAAGTATATGAAGGAGTACAATCCTTAGAAAAATTAGCAGAATTAACAGGTTATACGGGGGAACAAAACTTTAAATATACTCTCAGATAA
- the btpA gene encoding photosystem I biogenesis protein BtpA: protein MITEKIFGTKKPVIGVVHLLPLPTSARWGGNLKAVMERAEQEATALAAGGVDGIIIENFFDAPFTKDKVDPAVVSAMTLIVDRIMNLVMLPIGLNVLRNDAHSGMAIASCVGAQFIRVNVYTGVMATDQGVIEGKAHEIQRYRRELGQDIAIFADVLVKHARPLGTPNLTSAVTDTIHRGLADGIILSGWSTGLPPSLEDLELAKSASQDTPVFIGSGANWENIGQLMTFADGVIVASSLKRHGNIHETIDPSRVSQFVEAANTPIVIPQKKETTEKVKN, encoded by the coding sequence ATGATAACAGAAAAAATATTTGGCACGAAAAAACCCGTTATTGGTGTTGTTCATTTATTACCCTTGCCCACTTCTGCCCGTTGGGGCGGTAACTTAAAAGCGGTAATGGAAAGGGCAGAACAAGAAGCCACTGCTTTAGCCGCCGGAGGGGTGGACGGTATTATTATTGAAAATTTTTTTGATGCCCCTTTTACTAAGGATAAAGTAGATCCTGCTGTAGTCAGTGCTATGACCTTGATTGTCGATCGCATCATGAATTTAGTCATGTTACCCATTGGTTTAAACGTTCTCAGAAATGATGCCCATAGCGGAATGGCGATCGCATCTTGCGTGGGAGCTCAATTTATACGAGTTAATGTCTATACAGGGGTAATGGCAACAGATCAAGGAGTAATTGAAGGAAAAGCCCACGAAATCCAACGTTATCGCCGAGAATTAGGGCAAGATATAGCCATCTTTGCTGATGTCTTAGTAAAACACGCTCGTCCTCTTGGTACACCGAATTTAACCAGTGCCGTCACTGATACCATTCATAGAGGATTAGCAGACGGTATTATCTTATCAGGTTGGTCAACGGGATTACCCCCTAGTTTAGAAGATTTAGAGTTAGCCAAGTCCGCTTCTCAAGATACTCCAGTTTTTATCGGTAGCGGTGCTAATTGGGAGAATATTGGACAGTTAATGACATTCGCCGATGGTGTTATCGTTGCTAGTTCCCTCAAGCGTCATGGTAATATTCACGAAACCATAGACCCTAGTAGAGTATCTCAGTTTGTCGAAGCCGCTAATACTCCTATAGTAATTCCTCAGAAAAAAGAAACCACCGAAAAGGTCAAAAACTAA
- a CDS encoding type II toxin-antitoxin system HicB family antitoxin, which produces MKTLIRLKIEKFKENNMTYFVATSDDLEGLVAEGETIEQVLEIAQDVAKILLEFEQNNNNKNIIKDIPNEFEYPLFMEV; this is translated from the coding sequence ATGAAAACATTAATTAGATTAAAAATAGAGAAGTTTAAAGAAAACAATATGACATATTTCGTTGCTACTAGCGATGATTTAGAAGGCTTAGTGGCAGAGGGAGAAACCATTGAACAAGTGCTAGAAATTGCTCAAGATGTGGCTAAAATTTTATTAGAATTTGAACAAAACAACAATAATAAAAATATTATCAAAGACATTCCTAATGAATTTGAATATCCTCTATTTATGGAGGTTTAA
- a CDS encoding type II toxin-antitoxin system HicA family toxin, with translation MGRLSGFSSQKVTQKINKLGFEFYPMAKGDHEIWFNPKTKAKTTIPHHREIKEDTLRNILKQAKIDVDTFLTI, from the coding sequence ATGGGTAGATTATCTGGTTTTTCCTCTCAAAAAGTTACTCAAAAAATAAATAAATTAGGCTTTGAATTTTATCCTATGGCGAAAGGAGATCATGAAATTTGGTTTAATCCCAAAACTAAAGCTAAAACAACTATTCCCCATCATCGAGAAATTAAAGAAGATACATTAAGAAATATTTTAAAACAAGCTAAAATCGACGTAGATACTTTTCTGACAATATAG
- a CDS encoding DUF4230 domain-containing protein, translating to MNNFINARFLKATPILIKGSLTIFIAVGTFSAWQGTRNLWRNLTGMLNYQVTSPTIKDPHLLIQQIQGVSELTTTVFVMDAIAPISSQRKLGEWVIGETSLLYIARGEVKAGLDLSKITPNDVKINQDTITIKLPSPEILDSKIDVTKSQVYDYDRGFLNLGPDNAPQLQSEAQKQTLNKIKQTACDENILEQANERAIMVISQLMKTSGYKNVVVETSNLKTCL from the coding sequence ATGAATAATTTTATTAATGCCCGTTTTCTTAAAGCCACTCCTATTCTTATTAAGGGTAGTTTAACTATTTTTATCGCTGTCGGTACTTTTTCTGCGTGGCAAGGTACTCGTAATTTATGGCGCAATCTTACGGGTATGCTTAACTATCAGGTTACATCACCTACTATCAAAGATCCTCATCTACTAATTCAACAAATTCAAGGGGTTAGTGAGTTAACAACTACAGTTTTTGTTATGGATGCGATCGCACCTATTTCTTCTCAACGAAAATTAGGAGAATGGGTAATTGGTGAAACCAGTTTACTTTATATTGCCAGAGGAGAAGTAAAAGCAGGATTAGATTTAAGTAAAATTACTCCAAATGATGTGAAAATCAATCAGGATACAATTACGATTAAATTGCCTTCCCCTGAAATTCTCGACAGTAAAATAGATGTTACTAAATCTCAGGTATATGATTATGATCGGGGTTTCCTCAATTTAGGTCCAGATAACGCTCCTCAGTTACAAAGTGAGGCACAAAAACAAACTCTCAATAAAATTAAACAAACTGCCTGTGATGAGAATATTTTAGAACAAGCTAACGAAAGAGCGATCATGGTTATTAGCCAATTAATGAAAACTTCTGGATATAAGAATGTAGTTGTTGAAACTTCTAATCTTAAAACTTGTCTATAG
- a CDS encoding ABC transporter ATP-binding protein yields the protein MSRVTIENLYKTYNSAKEVDESQIITNAVLKGINLQIQEGEFMVLVGPSGCGKSTLLRLIAGLEDISGGKIYIGDRIVNELPPKARDIAMVFQNYALYPHLSVYDNIAFGLRRMKNKDYPSNSPIETLLSSLTGFLPPSLRYVNSTEKKIQAQVKTVAEMLQIDHLLSRLPKQLSGGQKQRVALGRAIARNPQVFLMDEPLSNLDAKLRTETRMQIVKLQKQLQVTTIYVTHDQTEAMTMGDRIAVMNQGEIQQIATPLEIYQHPANTFVAQFIGSPAMNLLEVNYQKPDFLIYGQTKIPLTLQWQERLKDYNYEKIWLGIRPESFYVTEESSASIPVIVNLVEALGHETILTVNLENNPEQNLQIKLFNHDLITFGEKINLGIKLEKVNFFDHYSRQNILLKS from the coding sequence TTGTCACGGGTTACTATTGAGAATCTATATAAAACTTACAATTCAGCGAAGGAAGTAGATGAGTCGCAAATCATTACTAATGCTGTTTTGAAGGGAATTAATCTCCAAATACAAGAAGGAGAGTTTATGGTTTTGGTTGGTCCTTCAGGATGTGGCAAAAGCACTTTACTCCGTTTGATTGCTGGTTTAGAGGACATTTCTGGAGGAAAAATTTATATTGGCGATCGCATTGTGAATGAATTACCCCCCAAAGCCAGAGATATAGCAATGGTTTTTCAAAATTATGCCTTATATCCTCATCTGAGTGTCTATGACAATATCGCCTTTGGTTTACGGCGTATGAAAAATAAAGACTATCCCTCTAACTCCCCCATAGAAACACTGCTCTCATCTTTAACTGGTTTTTTACCTCCTTCTTTGCGTTATGTCAATAGTACAGAAAAGAAAATTCAAGCACAAGTTAAGACCGTAGCAGAAATGTTACAAATAGACCATCTTTTATCCAGATTACCGAAACAGTTATCAGGAGGGCAAAAGCAACGGGTAGCACTAGGAAGAGCGATCGCACGTAATCCACAAGTATTTTTGATGGATGAACCCTTATCTAATCTTGACGCTAAATTGAGAACAGAAACCCGAATGCAAATTGTTAAGCTACAAAAACAATTACAAGTTACTACCATTTATGTAACTCATGACCAGACAGAAGCAATGACAATGGGCGATCGCATCGCAGTGATGAACCAAGGAGAAATCCAACAAATAGCCACACCTTTAGAAATTTATCAGCATCCAGCCAACACATTTGTCGCTCAATTTATTGGTAGTCCAGCCATGAACTTATTAGAAGTTAACTATCAAAAACCAGACTTCTTGATTTATGGTCAAACAAAAATTCCTTTAACACTCCAATGGCAAGAAAGATTGAAAGATTATAATTATGAAAAAATTTGGTTAGGAATTAGACCAGAATCGTTTTATGTTACGGAAGAATCTTCTGCTAGTATTCCCGTTATTGTTAATTTAGTAGAAGCATTAGGTCATGAAACCATATTAACAGTCAATCTGGAAAATAATCCAGAACAAAACCTACAAATTAAACTATTTAATCATGACTTAATTACTTTTGGAGAAAAAATAAATTTAGGAATTAAACTAGAAAAAGTGAACTTTTTTGACCATTATAGCAGACAAAATATTTTATTAAAAAGTTAG